One window of the Dermacentor andersoni chromosome 10, qqDerAnde1_hic_scaffold, whole genome shotgun sequence genome contains the following:
- the LOC126545550 gene encoding uncharacterized protein, with the protein MRSPLMGLLLALLATTLDPTHSQQPLTTQRPDLCAESELQEARTLLRNAVARVGTTVPERIPVPGVSSSGYTLYNGTLSPLLLTDVTVTAQQAVCREDVRHFPFVIGVGTDATMRGIYHYHCAGNNVTTPEGRGLVTVTFSGVSFNGKLTQELLGGDGSGNVGGSSSFPQPVWSVGVTLGAYPSFSGIATSPQNSQVSGVPYFEMMQAADRSFVPVFAKLPETHVLPALKEALGAQ; encoded by the exons ATCCAACCCATTCTCAACAACCACTGACCACCCAGCGCCCAGATCTGTGCGCCGAGAGTGAGCTGCAGGAGGCAAGGACTCTGCTGCGTAATGCCGTAGCTAGGGTGGGCACCACCGTACCCGAGAGAATTCCTGTGCCCGGTGTTTCTTCCTCCGGGTACACCCTGTACAACGGCACCCTATCACCTCTGCTTCTTACCGACGTCACCGTGACTGCACAGCAAGCCGTGTGTAGGGAAGACGTACGGCACTTCCCATTCGTCATAGGAGTGGGCACG GATGCAACTATGAGAGGCATTTACCACTACCACTGCGCGGGCAACAACGTGACAACTCCTGAAGGTCGTGGCCTAGTGACTGTGACATTTTCCGGTGTCTCTTTCAACGGCAAGCTAACCCAGGAGCTGTTAGGTGGAGACGGAAGTGGCAACGTCGGCGGTAGTTCCTCCTTCCCACAGCCAGTGTGGAGCGTCGGGGTGACCCTGGGAGCGTACCCCTCGTTCTCGGGCATAGCCACGAGCCCGCAAAACTCTCAAGTGAGCGGAGTGCCCTACTTCGAAATGATGCAGGCTGCCGACCGCAGCTTCGTTCCGGTGTTCGCCAAGCTGCCGGAAACGCACGTGCTGCCAGCCCTCAAGGAGGCCCTTGGAGCTCAGTAG